The following are encoded together in the Lathyrus oleraceus cultivar Zhongwan6 chromosome 3, CAAS_Psat_ZW6_1.0, whole genome shotgun sequence genome:
- the LOC127128145 gene encoding chloride channel protein CLC-b — protein MGESSMNLIESTTRNNKMEEVEREEEQEQEQEMDPESNNPLHQTLIKRNRTLSSNPLALVGEKVSYIESLDYEINENDLFKHGWRSRSRVEALQYIFLKWLLAFLVGFLTGIIATLINLAVENIAGYKFLAVIKYINGERYLTGFLYFAGVNFVLTFVAAILCVCFAPTAAGPGIPEIKAYLNGVDTPNMFGATTLIVKIIGSIGAVSAGLDLGKEGPLVHIGSCIASLLGQGGPDNYRIKWRWLRYFNNDCDRRDLITCGASSGVCAAFRSPVGGVLFALEEVATWWRSALLWRTFFCTAVVVVVLRAFIEICNSGKCGLFGSGGLIMFDVSNVTVRYHVMDILPVVVIGIIGGLLGSLYNHLLHKVLRLYNLINQKGKIHKVLLSLAVVLFTSACQYGLPFLAKCTPCDSSFRDSESVCPTNGRSGNFKQFNCPPGHYNDLATLLLTTNDDAVRNIFSTNTPHEYQPSSLIIFFVLYCILGLITFGIAVPTGLFLPIILMGSAYGRLLGMLMGPHTKIDQGLFAVLGAASLMAGSMRMTVSLCVIFLELTSNLLLLPITMIVLLIAKTVGDCFNPSIYEIILHLKGLPFMDANPASWMRNLTVGELVDVKPAVISLQGVEKVAKIVDVLKNTTHNGFPVMDDGVVPPTGQANGATELHGLILRAHLIQALKKKFFLKEIRRTEEWEVREKFTWVELAEREGKIEEVAITREEMEMFVDLHPLTNTTPFTVLESISVAKAMILFRQVGLRHLLVVPKYQASGVSPVVGILTRQDLLAHNILTVFPHLAKSKSRQKRN, from the exons CAAAATGGAAGaagttgaaagagaagaagaacaagaacaagaacaagaaATGGATCCAGAAAGTAACAATCCACTACATCAGACACTGATCAAGAGAAACAGAACACTGTCTTCAAATCCACTTGCTCTTGTTGGTGAAAAAGTTTCCTACATAGAAAGCTTAGACTATGA GATAAATGAGAATGATCTATTCAAACATGGATGGAGAAGTAGATCAAGAGTTGAAGCATTACAATACATATTCTTGAAATGGTTACTTGCATTTCTTGTTGGATTTCTCACTGGTATTATAGCTACACTTATAAATCTTGCTGTTGAGAACATTGCTGGATACAAGTTTTTGGCTGTTATTAAATATATCAACGGAGAAAG GTACTTGACAGGTTTTCTATATTTTGCGGGAGTTAATTTCGTCTTAACATTTGTTGCTGCTATTCTCTGTGTGTGTTTTGCACCAACTGCAGCTGGACCTGGAATACCTGAAATCAAAGCTTATCTTAATGGTGTTGATACACCAAACATGTTTGGTGCTACAACATTAATAGTTAAG ATAATTGGAAGCATTGGAGCTGTCTCAGCAGGCCTAGATCTTGGGAAAGAAGGACCCTTGGTACATATAGGAAGCTGCATTGCTTCCTTACTAGGCCAAGGAGGCCCTGACAATTACAGAATCAAGTGGCGCTGGCTACGATATTTCAACAATGATTGTGATCGTCGTGATCTTATCACCTGTGGTGCATCCTCAGGAGTTTGTGCAGCTTTTAGATCCCCTGTTGGTGGAGTTCTCTTCGCCCTTGAAGAGGTGGCAACCTGGTGGAGAAGTGCTCTTCTATGGAGAACATTTTTTTGCACCGCTGTTGTGGTGGTAGTGCTTAGGGCCTTCATTGAAATCTGCAACTCCGGGAAATGTGGCCTTTTCGGTTCAGGCGGGCTGATCATGTTTGACGTTAGCAATGTCACTGTTAGGTATCATGTGATGGATATCCTACCTGTTGTAGTCATTGGAATCATTGGTGGGTTATTGGGAAGCCTTTATAATCATCTCCTACACAAGGTCCTCAGACTCTACAATCTCATCAATCA GAAAGGAAAAATACATAAAGTCCTCCTAAGTCTTGCAGTAGTACTCTTCACATCTGCATGTCAATATGGTCTCCCATTCCTAGCAAAATGCACCCCTTGTGATTCATCGTTTCGAGACTCGGAATCTGTTTGCCCCACCAATGGAAGGTCTGGAAACTTTAAACAATTCAATTGTCCCCCTGGCCATTACAACGATCTTGCTACTCTGCTGCTTACCACTAATGATGATGCTGTCCGAAACATATTCTCAACAAACACACCTCATGAATACCAACCCTCCTCCCTCATAATTTTCTTTGTGCTATATTGCATATTAGGACTAATTACTTTTGGAATTGCTGTGCCGACGGGACTCTTCCTCCCAATCATCCTTATGGGCTCGGCCTACGGACGTCTTCTTGGTATGTTGATGGGACCTCATACAAAAATTGACCAAGGATTGTTTGCTGTACTTGGTGCAGCTTCCCTCATGGCTGGTTCGATGAGGATGACTGTGTCCCTTTGCGTGATCTTCCTTGAACTTACTAGCAATCTTCTCCTACTACCAATAACAATGATTGTTCTCCTAATAGCCAAAACTGTTGGAGATTGCTTCAACCCTAGCATCTATGAGATTATACTGCATTTGAAAGGCCTTCCTTTCATGGATGCAAATCCTGCGTCATGGATGAGAAACCTCACTGTTGGCGAGCTTGTAGATGTAAAGCCGGCAGTGATTTCCCTCCAAGGAGTAGAAAAGGTAGCAAAGATAGTAGATGTATTGAAAAACACTACACATAATGGTTTCCCAGTGATGGACGATGGGGTAGTACCGCCAACAGGACAGGCCAACGGGGCAACAGAATTGCATGGACTAATTCTAAGAGCACACCTTATCCAAGCattaaagaagaagttcttcTTGAAAGAGATAAGAAGAACAGAGGAATGGGAAGTGAGAGAGAAATTTACCTGGGTAGAGCTGGCCGAGAGAGAAGGGAAAATTGAAGAGGTAGCTATAACAAGAGAAGAAATGGAGATGTTTGTTGATCTACATCCTCTCACCAATACAACTCCATTTACTGTGCTAGAGAGCATATCAGTAGCAAAAGCAATGATCCTCTTCAGGCAAGTTGGACTTCGTCATCTGCTTGTCGTTCCGAAATACCAGGCATCAGGG GTATCCCCTGTTGTTGGGATTTTGACGAGACAGGATCTATTGGCCCACAACATTCTGACAGTGTTTCCTCACCTGGCAAAATCTAAAAGCAGACAGAAGAGAAATTGA